The Pukyongia salina genome segment GATCGCTACCCATTTTCTGCTTTACGATGGGTACTTCGGTGCGATCTGCCCATACCTGTAACTGGTCTATGGCGGCCGCCCTGAAGGTATCTGCAGCACCCAGCACAACTTTTTTACCGGCCGATTTAAACTGGTATGCCAGTTTCCCTATGGTAGTGGTCTTTCCCACACCATTAACTCCTACCACCATGATCACATAGGGATGTTCGGTTTGAGGGATTACGAACTCTGTGGCATCGCCTGTATTAGTTTCACTTAAAAGTCCGGCGATCTCTTCCCTAAGGATCTTATTGAGTTCGTCTGTACCCAGGTATTTGTCTCTGGAGACCCGCTCCTCTATACGATCGATTATCTTGAGGGTGGTATTTACACCCACATCACTGGAAACCAGGACTTCTTCAAGGTTATCGAGAACATCGTCGTCTACCTTGCTCTTTCCGGCAACTGCCTTGGATAGTTTATCGAAAAAAGTGTTTTTACTCTTTTCAAGACCTTTGTCCAGTGTTTCCTTTTTCTCCTTGGTGAATATTTTCTTGAATAGACTCATGTAACTTTTTGAATATTTAATGCTGCGTTAGGGATTGAAGCAGGCTACCTCGTCTGGGCGCGCCTTGGCGACCAGGCGTGTAGCGCGTAAAGCCCGGCCCTGAAGTACCGCCGAAGTAGAGCGCAGCTCACTTCAAGGATACGATACAGGGAACGCCCAAAATCCTCTTCTAATCTTCAATTAACAGCGGCAAAGATACGAAATAGAAAAAGCCACTCTTAACTAAAAGTGGCTTTTTACAATATGAGTTTGTGTGGTTTATTTTTTACTTAACCACTCGTTTACTTGCTCGGGAGCCATGATAGACTCAACAAACATATAGGCTCCGGTTTTTGGAGATCTAACCATTTTGATAGCCTTGGTTAAACGCTTGGATCCTGTTTGTAATGATGCAACTGATTTCTTTGCCATGACTCTTTATGCTTAGCGGTTATTTAATTTCTTTATGAACAGTCATACGTTTAAGGATAGGATTGAATTTTTTCAATTCCATTCTATCCGGAGTATTCTTTTTGTTCTTGGTCGTGATATAACGAGATGTTCCCGGTTTTCCAGATTCTTTGTGCTCTGTACATTCCAGGATAACTTGAACTCTATTTCCTTTTTTAGCCATTGTATCAGACTTTATCTATTAAGCTGTTATTTTTTAAGGAAGCCCTTTTCGCGAGCCTCTTTGATAACTGCTGAAATTCCTTTCTTATTAATGTTCTTTAATGCCGAAGTAGATACTTTAAGAGTGATCCATTTATCTTCTTCTGGAATGTAAAAACGCTTCTTCACAAGGTTTACATTAAACTTGCGCTTGGTTTTATTCATTGCGTGAGACACGTTGTTTCCAACGATGGCTCTCTTTCCTGTAAGCTCACAAACTCTAGACATTGTTAGTTATTTTAAAACAGGCTGCAAATTTAAGAAAATATATCTATACAGCCAACAAAAGAATTTTAGTTTTTTGAAATTTCTTTAAGGAGCATTTCAAAGGCTTTATTTGTGGCCTTGGAGATTACCCGTTCTCTGGGTTTACCAAAATTGAATTCTTCCACTATTGTGCGCTGCGGGGTAGCAATAGCAATATAGACAGTGCCTACTTCGGCAACTGCATCGCCTTTGGTTGGGCCAGCAATTCCCGTGGTGGCGACTGCTACATCTGAATGGAACAATTTAACACATTGATTAGCCATAGCTTCGGCCACTTGGGCACTTACTACTGTATGTTTTTCGATAAGACCGGCGTCTACTCCTAGAATCTTCACTTTTTGCTGGGTCTCATAGGGCGTGATACTTCCAATAAAGTAGGAAGATGACCCTGCGATTGTTGTGATTTCCCTGGCTATGGCACCTCCCGTACAACTTTCGGCCAGGCTAAGGCTGTATCCTTTCTTAACTAAAATGGCACCAATTCGCTCCTGGATGGTAGTTTCATCTTCAAAGCCAACAGCGATATCCTTAAGCATTTCGCTCAATTGAGCCATTTTATCGTCTACCCTCTGGCGGATCTCGGTTTCGTTCGATCCTTTTGTCGATAACCTCAGCCTAACCCTTCCCAAAGAAGGCAAATAAGCCAGTTTGATGTCATTGGGCAGTTCGTTCTCAAATTTCTCGATTCGTTCGGCTATGCTACTTTCACCCAAACCGTAGGTTAACAGGGTCTTGTGGTAAATATGCGGCCTGTTGAATTTACGGATC includes the following:
- the rpmG gene encoding 50S ribosomal protein L33 → MAKKGNRVQVILECTEHKESGKPGTSRYITTKNKKNTPDRMELKKFNPILKRMTVHKEIK
- a CDS encoding DUF4295 domain-containing protein codes for the protein MAKKSVASLQTGSKRLTKAIKMVRSPKTGAYMFVESIMAPEQVNEWLSKK
- a CDS encoding competence/damage-inducible protein A, with protein sequence MLAEIITIGDEILIGQIVDTNSAFISKELNKIGVQVYQITSIQDDREHILQALEDAKKHADLVLVTGGLGPTKDDITKHTFCEFLDDELVEDKETLHHIHAIFSKYLQKDPLPANLEQAMVPSTAKVLKNAHGTAPGMWMEKDDTVFVSMPGVPYEMKYLLTNEVLPRVIRKFNRPHIYHKTLLTYGLGESSIAERIEKFENELPNDIKLAYLPSLGRVRLRLSTKGSNETEIRQRVDDKMAQLSEMLKDIAVGFEDETTIQERIGAILVKKGYSLSLAESCTGGAIAREITTIAGSSSYFIGSITPYETQQKVKILGVDAGLIEKHTVVSAQVAEAMANQCVKLFHSDVAVATTGIAGPTKGDAVAEVGTVYIAIATPQRTIVEEFNFGKPRERVISKATNKAFEMLLKEISKN
- the rpmB gene encoding 50S ribosomal protein L28, with protein sequence MSRVCELTGKRAIVGNNVSHAMNKTKRKFNVNLVKKRFYIPEEDKWITLKVSTSALKNINKKGISAVIKEAREKGFLKK
- the ftsY gene encoding signal recognition particle-docking protein FtsY, which encodes MSLFKKIFTKEKKETLDKGLEKSKNTFFDKLSKAVAGKSKVDDDVLDNLEEVLVSSDVGVNTTLKIIDRIEERVSRDKYLGTDELNKILREEIAGLLSETNTGDATEFVIPQTEHPYVIMVVGVNGVGKTTTIGKLAYQFKSAGKKVVLGAADTFRAAAIDQLQVWADRTEVPIVKQKMGSDPASVAFDTLESAVTQDADVVIIDTAGRLHNKVNLMNELTKVKRVMQKVIPDAPHDVLLVLDGSTGQNAFEQAKQFTAATEVTSLAVTKLDGTAKGGVVIGISDQFQIPVKYIGVGEGIEDLQVFNKFEFVDSFFK